A stretch of DNA from Verrucomicrobiia bacterium:
CCATTCAAGGCTCCTGCCGATGCGAAGTTTATCAACGGCCGTTGGTTCGCTGCGATAATGGAGAAGCTGGACTGGAACCGCGCTAAAAGCAAGTGCGAAGCCTTGGGCGGTCGACTTGCCATCATTCGCGACGAGGATACGTGGAAAAAGATCCTGACCCTCACGCCATCTACGGTCTGGCTGGGTGCGACAGATTCGAAGACTGAAGGTCAATGGAGATGGGTGGATGACTCCTTGGTGACGTTCACCGTGTGGGTACCCGGGCAGCCAGACAACCAG
This window harbors:
- a CDS encoding lectin-like protein codes for the protein MKLLIAMILLFSCGNAQQVICQVPASPRPPFKAPADAKFINGRWFAAIMEKLDWNRAKSKCEALGGRLAIIRDEDTWKKILTLTPSTVWLGATDSKTEGQWRWVDDSLVTFTVWVPGQPDNQYGIEHYLSTWKGGWNDRVREWDAGASGHDNPVVGYICE